GCCCCCTCGACGTCGGAGAGTCACCTCCCCCCGCCCTCGCCTGCCGCCACTGCGACCAACACGGCGCCGGAGATGTCCGATTTTCGGGCACGTCCGACCCGAACGGCCGCAAACCCGATCGTCCCACCGGCGTAATTCGACAGATTTTCGACATCAACTTCACAGTCGACGCAATGCTTGCGGCACTCACTCGATCAGAGCAACGCACGGTAAAACTGGTCACCGAGGGTGTCGAACGTGGCGATCCCCAGCAGGTCGGGCCGATTGAGATGCGCCTCAACAGGGCTTTGCGCACGCACCGTGAGCAACCGGGTGGACACCCTCGCGTCACGCCCCCTTTTCCGCACGGTTTCGGAGTGGCTACAGTCCTGCCACCTGGGAGCGCTCCCAGTCCGGTCAGACCCCCGTTGCACCGACGCTGCGAGGACCTGCTGATGCACTCTCCCCAAGCACTCGGCCCCGACCGCGAGGGCCACCGCGCGCACTCCACGAGCAGGCTGGCCGCCGCGACGGCGTTGTCCGGCGCACTGGTCGCGAGCGCGGTGGCGCTCGTGCTCGGCGGCGGTGCGACCAGCGCCCAGGCCGCCGACTCCGCGTTCTATGTCGCGCCCGACACCTCCGCGGCGCGGTGGGTGGCGCAGAACCCGGGCGACTCGCGGGCGGCGGTGATCCGCGACCGGATCGCCAACGTGCCGCAGGCGCGCTGGTACACCACGACCAACACCTCGCAGGTCCGGGCGCAGGTCGACTCGTTCGTCGGCGCGGCGGCGGCGGCCGGGAAGATCCCGATCATGGTCGTCTACAACATCCCGAACCGCGACTGCGGTGGCGCCAGCGGTGGCGGCGCGCCGTCGCACCAGGCGTACCGGGCGTGGGTGGACGAGGTCGCGGCCGGTCTCGCCGGGCGCCCGGCGGCGATCATCCTGGAGCCCGACGTGCTGCCGATCATGAGCAGCTGCCAGAGCGAGGGCCAGCAGAACGAGACCAAGGCGTCGATGGCCTACGCGGGCAAGAAGCTCAAGTCCGGGTCGTCGCAGGCGAAGGTGTACTTCGACATCGGCCACTCGGCGTGGCTCACGCCGGCCGAGGCGGCGAACCGGCTGCGCGGGGCGGACATCGCCAACAGCGCCGACGGCATCGCCACGAACGTGTCGAACTACCGGTACACCCGGGACGAGGTCGCGTTCGCCAAGGCGGTGCTGAACAACCTGGGCGACAGCAGGTTCAAGGCCGTCGTCGACACCAGCCGCAACGGCAACGGGCCGCTGGGCAGCGAGTGGTGCGACCCGGCCGGGCGCGCCATCGGCACGCCCAGCACCACCGACACCGGCGACGCGCAGATCGCCGCGTTCCTGTGGGTCAAGCTGCCCGGCGAGGCGGACGGCTGCATCGCCGGCGCGGGCCAGTTCGTGCCGCAGCGCGCGTACGAGATGGCGATGGCCGCGGGCCCGACCAGCACCACCACGAGCACGTCCACCACCACCAGCACCACCACTACGACCACGACCACTACGACGAGCACGACGACGACCACCACGCCACCCGCGGGGACCGGGTGCCGGGTGAGCCATCGCGTGATCAACCAGTGGTCCGGCGGTTACAGCGGCGAGATCGTCATCGAGAACCGGGGTGCTTCGATCGACTCCTGGACGCTGACGTTCTCCGCACCCGGTGTGACCGTTTCCCAGGGCTGGAACGGGACGTGGACCGACACGGGCGACACCGTGCGCGTCGTCAACGCGTCCTGGAACGGCAGGCTCGCCACCGGCGGTACCGCGACCGTCGGGTACAACGCGAGCTTCAGCGGCGGCACCCCACCGTTCTCTTCTCCCACTGTGAACGGTGCGGCGTGCGCCTGATGCCGTGACAGCCCGCACCGGAGCGGCCCGCTTCCCCGACCTCGGCAGTCGTCGGGAGGCGGGCCGCTCCTTATACCCTGGGCAGGTGACCGAACCGATGCCCGCCGAGGCCCTCGCCGCGCTGGCCGACGACCCGAGCCCGGACATCCGCGCGAACCTGCTCCTGCGCGCCGACACGCCCGCCGAGCTGCGCTACCAGGTGCACGCGGCGCTCGCCGCCGAGGCCGCCGCCGGCGACCGCGCGGCGGAGAACGCCCTGGCGTGGGTGCGCCTCTCCCGGTCCGGTCGCACCGCCTGCGACGGTCCCGAATGAGCACCCCGTGCCCGTGCGGGCTGGGCGACCCGTACGAGCACTGCTGCGGCCCGTTCCACGAGGGCCGGAAGAAGCCGCCGACCGCGGAGGCCCTCATGCGGTCGCGCTACAGCGCGTTCGCCGTGGGCGATGAGGACTACCTGCTCGCCACCTGGCACCCCACCACCCGGCCGGCGTCGCTGGAGCTGGACCCGGAGCAGCGCTGGAACCGCCTGGAGGTGCTGGGCCGCACCGGCGGCACGCTGTTCCAGACGACGGGCACCGTGGAGTTCCGCGCCCACTGCCGGGTGCGCGGCGGGCGGGACGTGCTGCACGAGAACAGCCGCTTCGTCCGCGAGGACGGCGTGTGGCTGTACGTCAGCCCGGTCTGACCGGCGGCCCCGGTCCGGCGGGTCAGCGGGGCGCGTTCTGCGAGCCCCGCACGCCGGTGGCCGAGCCGCGGGGCAGGGCGCAGGTCGCCCCCGTGTTGAACTCACCCGCCGAGGTGTCGAGGCCGGTCTTCTTCCGCGTGCCCTCGTAGCCCGCGTGGCATGGCGGGGGGTCGAAGAAGGTCAGGGCCAGGCCGAACGACGCCTGGCCGCCGCGCACCGCCGACGCGCCCACCGAGACGGCGTCCGGCACGGTCACCAGCACCTCCTCCAGCTGGCCCTGGCGGGTGACCAGGACGTCCGCGGTGGTCAGGAGGTTGGACAGCAGCACGCCGAGGTTCGGCCCCGAGTCGCGCAGCAGGGCGCTGACCTCGGTGGCGGCTCCCGGTGCGGCGGCGATGACGCGTCTCAGGTCCCCGTCGGAGGCGCGCAGGCGCTCGGCGACCAGCAGGGCGCTGTCGGCGAACGAGTCGATCGCCGCCGAGTGGTCGAGCTGGGTCTGGAGCACGGTCGCCGAGTCGTTCAGCAGCCGCGTGGTCTGCGGCAGGTGCTCCCCCGCCGTCTCGATGAACCGCGTGGTGGCGTCGAGCAGCACCTGGAGGTCCGGGCCGGTGCCGCGCAGGGCCTGGTCGAGTTCGTCGACGACGGTGCGCAGCGAGTCCACCGGCACGGAGCGGGCCAGTTCGTCCAGGTCGGTCAGCACCTTCTCGACGGGCAGGGGCAGCGTGGTCCGCGACTCGGGGATGACCGAGCCGTCCACCAGGTACGGCCCGTCCGCGCCGCGCGGCCGCAGGTCCACGTACTGCTCGCCGACCGCCGACCGGTTGGCCACCACGGCCTCCAGGTCGGCCGGTATCGGCGGCGCGCCCGCCGTGATGCGCAGCTCGACCTCGACCCGGCGGTCGACCAGCCGGATCGGGCCGACCCGGCCGACGGGGACGCCCCGGTAGGTCACCTCGCCGCCGGTGAACAGGCCGCCGGTGCGGGCCAGCTCCACGCGCACCGCGTACCCGTCGTCCACGACGACCAGCCCGGCGTACTCCGCGCCGACGTAGCTGACGCCGAGCAGCGCGATGACGGTGAACAGCGCGATCCGCACGCGCACCCGGCGGGTGGTCATCGACGTCCTCCGGGTTTCAGCGTGAGGTAGGTGTTGAGGTAGTCGCCCTTGATGCCGTCGAGGACGGCGTCGGTGAACGGGAAGGTGAGCAGCAGTTCGAGGGACTGCGGCAGGTCCTGGCCGGCTTCGGCGAGCGTGCGCAGCGTCGGCTCCAGGGCCTTCAGGTCGGCGACCAGGTCCTCGCGGCTGCGGTCGACCACGTCGGTCGCGACCGAGGACAGCCGGTCCAGCGAGTCGAGCAGGCCGACGAGCCGACCGCGCTGCTCGTGCAGCACCTTCAGGCCGGGTTCCAGCCCGTCGAGCACCTCGCCGATGTCGGCCTTGCGGGACTCCAGGGACGACGCGAGCCGATCCATGCCGTCGAGCGCGCGGGTGATCTCGTCCTTGTGCCCGTCGAGCGCGCCCACGAAACCGTCCACCGTGGACAGCAGCGACCGGGCGGCGGCCTCGTTGCCGGACAGCGCCGCGCCCAGCTCCCGGGAGATGTCCTGGATCTGCCCGATGCCGCCGCCGTTGAGCAGCATGGACAGCGCGCCGAACACCTCCTCCACCTCGGGGTTGCGGTTGGTCCGGGTCACCGGGATGACCGCGCCGTCCACCAGGGGCGTCGCCGAGCGCTGCGCCGGCGGGGCCAGCTCCACGTACTTCTCGCCCAGCAGGCTGGACTGGCGCAGCCGGGCCAGGGCGTTCGAGGGCAGCAGCACGTCGCCGCGCACGGCCACCCGCACGAGGGCCGTGGAGCCGTCCTCGGACAGCCCGATGTCCTCGACCTTGCCGACCGCGACGTCGTCCACCTTCACCCCGGCGTGCGGCACGAGGTCGAGCACGTCGTCGAACTCCACGACCACCCGGTAGGGCCGGTCACCGAGGTCCGCGCCGCCGGGCAGCGGCAGGTCGTAGGCGCTCGGCATGGTCGAGCAGCCGGTGAGGACCAGCACGCAGGCCACCGCGAGGAGCCGCTTCACCGCGCACCCCCCGGCACGCTCAGCAGGTCGGCGACGAACTCGTTGAGGTTGGCGCGCGCGTTGAGCGTGCCGGTCGCCGGGTCGTAGGCGCCGACCACGTTGTGCAGCGCGACCGGGGCCACGTCGAGCACCTCGGCGAGCGACTGCTGCTGCCGCACCAGGGAACCGGTGAGCACGGCGAGGTCGTCCACACCGGACCGGACCCGCTCGCGGTTGTCGCGCACGAAGGTCCGCACCTGCTCCAGCGCGCCCGCCAGCTCGCCCAGCGCCGTGCCCAGGTCGTCGCGCTCGGCGGCGAAGAACCCGGACACGTCGGCGAGCTGGTCGGCGAGCCTGCCCACCTGCTCGTCGTCGGCGGCGAGCATCCCGGTGAACGCCTGGAGGTTGTCCACCGTGCCGAAGAGGTCCTCGCGGGACCCGGCGAGCGTCCTGGCCGCGTCGGCGAGCCGCCGGATCGACTCGCCGAGCGGGCCACCGGTGCCGTCGAGGTTCGCCGCGCCGGTGCGCAGCAGGTCGGACAGCGCGCCCTGGCGGTTGGCGCCGTTCGGGCCGAGCGCGGTGAGCAGGCTGTCGAGACTGGCGTAGAGCTCGTCCAGCTCGACCGTGCCCGCGGTGCGCGCGCTGGTGATCACCGCGCCGGGCGCCATCCGGTCGCCGCCGGTGTAGACGGGGGTGAGCTGCACGTACCGGTCGGCGACGATGGTGGGCGAGACGACGACGGCGCGGGCGTCGGCGGGCACGTCCACGCCGTGGTCCAGCTCCAGGTCGACCCGGACGGAGCCGCCCTCGGGCAGCACGCCGACGACCTGTCCGACGCGCACGCCGAGGACGCGCACGTCGGAGCCCTCGTAGACGCCGACCGCGGCGGTGAAGTAGGCCGTGACGCGGGTCGCGGCGGGGCGCAGGAAGACCCACCACGCGGCGACCACCGCCACGAGCACCAGCACGAGGGCCTGGGCGAGCCCGACGACCACGCGCCGGCGGTTCCTGGTCCGGACGAACATCAGCGGCCTCCCGGTGCGCAGTCGCGCCCGCCACCGGGCTGCGCGACCAGCCCGCACACGTACGCGTCGACCCACTCGCCGTTGCCGAGCGCGTTGTTGAGCACGCGGTAGTACGGTCCGGCGAGCGCGAGCCCCCGTTCCAGCGCCTCCTGGTTGTCCCGCAGCACGTCGGTGACGCGTTCGAGCTGTTCGAGGGCGGGCCGCAGCTGCTCGGAGTTGTCCGCGACGAGGCCGGAGAGCTGCCGGGACATCTCGCGCGTGCCGTCGAGCAGCTTCGCGATGGCGTCGCGGCGGTGGCCGACCTCCTCCAGCAGCAGGTTGCCGTCGGTGATGAGCGCGGCGAAGTCGGTGGTGCGGTCGGCGAGCGCCCCGGTGACCTTGTTCGCGCCCGCGACCAGCGACGCGAGCTGCTCGTCGCGGCTGGAGATGGTCCTGGACAGCGCCGACAGGCCGTCGAGCGCCTGCCTCACGTGCTCCGGCGAGTCGCGGAAGGTGTCGCTGAGCACCTGGAAGCTCCGCGCCAGCTGGTCGGTGTCGATCTCGGTGAGGGTGGTGGACAGCCCGTTGAACGCGTCGACGACGTCGTAGGGCGAGGTGGTGCGCTCCAGCGGGATGGTCTCCGTGAGCGGGTCGCGGCCCTCGGGGTCGAGGGCCAGGTACTTCTGCCCGAGCAGGGTCTTGATGCGGATCTCGGCGCGGCTGCGGTCGCCCAGCTCGACGCCGGACACCCGGAACGCCACCCGCACGCGGCCGTCGTGCAGCCCGACGTCGGTCACCGCGCCGACCTTCAGGCCGGCCACCCGGACCTCGTCGTCCACGCGCAGGCCGGCCGCCTCGGCGAAGTCGGCGGTGTGCTCCCGTCCGCCGCCGAAGAACGGCAGGTCCTCCAGGAAGAAGGCGAGCGTGGCGGCGAGGGCGACGACCAGGAGCCCGACGGCCCCGAGCAGCGCCGGTCTGCGCGTCATCGGCGGCACCTCGATTCGGTGACCGGGAGGCCGACCGGCGCCCCACCGGGTGCGGGCTCCGCCTCGGACGAGGCGTAGCAGAGGTAGAAGTTCAGCCACGAGCCGTAGGAGGCGGTGCGGCCGATCGCGTCGAACTTGACGGGCAGGTTGCGCACGAACGGCTCCAGCTCCGGCGCGTCGCCGAGGTTGCCGGCGAGCAGGCCGAGGGCGGCGATGTCGTCCTTGAGCGGTTGGCGGCCCTGCTCCAGCAGGGCCGCGGTGCTGTCGCTCAGGGCGGCCAGGCCGGTGATGGCGTTGCCGATGGGTTCGCGGTCGGCGGCGAACCCGGACACGAGCTGCCGCAGGGACGTCAGCAGCGAGCCGAACCGGTCGTCGCGCGAGTTCACCGTCTCCAGCACCGCGTTGAGGTTCGCGACGACGTCGCCGATCACCTCGTCCTTGGCGGCGAGGGTGGTGGTGAGCGACGCGGTGTGGGCCAGGAGGCTCTCGACCGTGCCGCCCTCGCCCTGGAGGACCTGGACGATCTCGTGGGACAGCGTGTTGACGTCCTCCGGGTTCAGCGCCTGGAACAAGGGCTTGAACCCGTTGAACAGGGTGGTGAGGTCGAGGGCGGGCACGGTGCGCTCGACCGGGATGAGCCCGCCGCGCGGCAGCGCCTCGCCCATCCGGCCGGCGGGCTGCTCCAGCGCGACGTACCGCTGGCCGACCAGGTTGCGGTACTTGATGGTGGCGGTGACGTCGGCGGACAGGGTCCGGCCGTCGGCGACCGAGAAGCCGACGTCGACCAGCTCGCCGTCCACCAGGGTCAGGGACTCCACCTGGCCGACCTTCACCCCGGACATCCGCACGTCGTCGCCCTCGGTCAGGGCGGTGACGTCGGTGAACCGGGCGGTGTAGTCGGTGGTGGAGCCGACCCGGCTGCCCGCGATGGTGGCCGCGAGGAACCCGGTGGCGGCGACCGTGACGACGACGAACACGAGGAACTTGGTCAGCGGCGCGGCGGTGTCCCTCACCGGACCCCCATCAGCAGGCCGGCCCAGCCCGGCACCCGGTCGGGCGCGACGGCGTTGACCGGTCCGGCCGGGCAGTGCGGCGCGCCGCCCCGGCGCAGGACCGGGTCGTCGCGGCCCGGCACGTAGCCCTCGCCCGGCGGCACCACGGTGACCTCGGCGTGCACGCCCGGCTGGTCGGTGCCCTTGCCCAGGACCTCGTCCACGCGCGGGCGCATCGCGTTGACCGCGCTCAGCACGCACGGGAACTCGGGCGAGTAGGTGGCGAGCAGCTCGACGGTGGGCCGCGACCGGTCGGCGAGCCCGACGACGACCTCGCCGTTGTCGCGCAGGAAACCGGTCAGGTCGGCCGAGGCGGTGGTGAGGCTGCTGTAGACGGCGTCCAGGTCGGCGCGCTGCTCGGCGAGCGTGCGGCTGACCGCGGTCGCGTCCTTCAGCGCCCGCACGAGGTCGGGTCCGGCGTCGGCGTAGACACCGGTGACGTCGGCGAACTTCGCGATGTCCGCCGTGAGGACGGGCAGTTGCGGGTTGAGCTCGCGCAGGTAGGCGTCGAGCTTCACGATCGTCCGCCCCAGGGTCTCGCCCCGGCCCTCCAGCGCCCGCGCCATCGAGGTGAGCGCGGAGGCGAGCTTGTCCGGCCGCACCGCCTGGAGCGTGGGCAGCAGGTCGGTGAGCACCCGTTCCAGCTCGATCGCGGCGGAGGTGCGGTCCTGCTCGATGACGTCACCCTCGGCGATCGGGCCGCTCGGGTCGTCGGGCGCCTCCAGGCTGACGAAGCGCTCGCCGAACAGCGTCTTCGGCAGCAGGCGGGCCGACACGTTGGCCGGGATGAGGTCCACCTGGTCGGGGCGCAGTGCCAGTTCGACCTCGGCGCCGTCACCGCGGGACCGGATGGCGCGCACCTCGCCCACGAGCACGCCGAGCAGCTTCACGTCCGACTCGGACTGGAGCTGGTTGCCCACGTGGTCGGTGCGCAGCAGAACGGTCACCCGAGGGGTGAAGGCCTTCTGGTAGGTGGCGACCGACAACCCGCACAACGCCACCAGGAGAGCGGCGAAGAGTAGCCCCGACAAGCGCCGTCGCAATGCCACGAGTATTCTCCGGAAAGGGATTGGTGCAGGTTTCCCAGTTACCTGTTACCGGCGAGTACGTTACTCACCGGCTCCGTCGTGCACAAGCATTCGAATTGCTTGTCACAGGCGTGACAAAAAGTCTTTCCGGAACACTCACCTGGATACAAAAAGCCGGGCCGGCACTGGCGTCCCGACGGACGTTGCGGCTACCAATGTCCCCACCGTCGACGAATCGGAGGTGACCGCGTGGGCCGGTTGGAGCACCGCGCCCGATGTCGCACTGGGCCGCCCCGGTACCTGGCCACCGTGCCTGTTGACAGGTTTTCATGATCAAAAATACAGTGTTCGGAATCACACCCAATCGTTTGGTGGTGGGCGAACAGCATGAACAGAACCGGAGAACTCACGGCCCCCGAGTTACCACTCATCGGCAACTCGGACCTCTGGGAGCAGTTGCCCGCCGACCTCGCGCCGAAGTTCCGCGCGCGGGCCGGTGACGTCGCCGTCGACATGGTCCGGGAGATCCAGCACCAGATAGCCGAGTACTCCCAGAAGTTGGAGGGCATGTTCGGCCAGGTGGTGGTGGAGGGCGTGGAGCAGGCGATCCACCAGTTCATCGACCGGATGGTCGACCCGACCGCCGAGCGGGAGGACCGCGCCAAGCTGTTCCGGCTGCTCGGCAAGCTGGAGGTCAGCGCGGGCCGCAGCCTCGACCTGCTCCAGACCGCCTACCGGATCGGCGCGCGCGTGGCGTGGCGGCGCATCTCGGAGTTCGGCCAGACGGAGCGGGTGCCGCTGGCGACGATGTGCCTGATCGCCGAGGCGATCTTCGCCTACATCGACGAGCTGTCGCTGCGCTCGATGGAGGGCTACGCCGAGGCGCAGGCCCGGCACGCGGGCGCGTTGCAGCGCCGGCGCAAGCGGCTGCTGGAGCTGATCCTCGGCGAACCCGGTTACCACCCGAACGCGCTGGCCGACCTCGCCGAGGCCGCGCACTGGCCGTTGCCGGAGAAGGTGCTGGTGGTGGCGCTGGAACGGCGCACCGACCAGCACCAGCTGCCGATACCGGTGCTGCACGAGGACATCCTGATGGACCTGGAGGGCGGTGAGCCGTGCCTGCTGCTCACCGACCCCGAGCGGCAACTGGTCGCGCTGGAGCACAAGCTCGGCGGGTGGCGGGCGGCGGTGGGTCCGGTCGTGCCGCTGGCGTCGGCCCGCCAGTCACTGCGCTGGGCCCGGCGCACGATCACGCTCATCCAGTCGGGCGTGATCCCGGACAAGCCGATGGTGGACACCGGCGAGCACCTGTCCACGCTGCTGCTGCTCGCCGACGAGGACCTGGTGCACGAGCTGGTGAAGCGGGCGCTGGCGCCGCTGGAGGGGTTGACGGCCAAGCAGCAGCAGCGGATGCGGGAGACGATGACCGCGTGGGTCGAGACCCGGGGCAGCGCGCCGGAGGTCGCGTCCAGCCTCGCCGTGCACCCGCAGACCGTGCGCTACCGGTTGCGGCAGTTGGAGGAGCTGTTCGGGGAGAAGCTGCACGACCCGGACGCGCTGTTCGACATGGGCATCGCCCTGCGGGCGCTGCGGCTGCTCACAGCTGGGCCGTCAGCGTGAGGTCGAGGAGGTTGTCCGGTCCGGAGACGAGACCGGTCATCAGCGGGTCGAGGTCCTCGCGCCCCCGGCAGCCGCCGAAGGGCGGGATCGTGTAGACGGCCTTCATCCTGATCACGTGGAGGTCGAACGGGCCGGCGAGGTCGACCCCCGCGGGCGCGGTGGTCTCGCACGCCTGCCCCACGTCGAGCGGCTGCGAGTCCACCGCGACCTCGCCGAGCCTGATCGTCAGGTCGGAGTGCGCCGTGATCTCGCCCTCCCGGATGTGGCCGGTGACCTTGCCGACCGGGACGAGGTCGGTGCGCGCGGTGTTCGGCACGAAGCCGAACACGATGAAGTAGCCGTAGGCGGGCGGTAGCCACAGGTCGCCGACGATCGTGCCCTCGACCAGGTCGATCTCGGCCACCAGGGTGCCGGGACCGATGACGAGGTCCGAGCCGAGCCGGGCGATCCGGCTCACCGCGTCCACGCGGTAGGTGATCGTGATGCCCGCCGCGCGCGCCGGGGCGGGCGGCTCGGGCCGGCGCACCACCCAGGCGGGCCCGGGCAGGGCGCCGAGCAGGGCGGCGACCGCCGCGAGGACCACCACCGCGCTTCTCACGAACACCTCCGCTCTTTCTCCGCAAAGTACTTCCGCCACTTCCCGGACACAAGCCCCGGAAGTGATTTGTCATGCGGGTGACAAACTCCTCCGCAGTTTTTATACCCTTTCTGACACTGTGCGAGAAATGCTCGGACAATGCTTGCAGAGGGTGTCACCCCAAAGCTAGTTTACCGACCAGTAGCCATGCGATTCGTGTTTTCGCACTGCTCTCGACGAGGAGAAGCACATGCTGAAACGGACTGGTCGGACGGCGGTCGGCGGACTCGCGGTCGCGGCGGCGGTGGTCGGCTCCGTCGCGTTCGCGGGCGTCGGGGCCGGTCAGGCCGCCGAGGCGAGCCTGACCCTGGTCTACAGCTGTCCGTTCCCGCTGATCGGCACGCAGGACATGAGCGTGAAGATCGACGTGGCCGACCTGCCGGACTCGGCGGTGGTCGGCGTGGAGACGCCGGCGACGCGGGTCACCGCGACCGCGACCGTGCCGCCGACGGCGACGCAGGGCCTGGCGCTGGTGGGCGCGGCGACCGTGGAGGGCACCGCGAAGGCGCAGACCACGATCGACAACGCGGGCACGCCGCTGGAGATCGTGCCCGACCTGGTGGTGGCCAGGACGAACGTGCCCGCCTCCGGGGCGTTCGACACCGTGGCGACCGGCAGCACCCCGCCGGTGACCTTCGCCAACGCGGGCCGCACGACCATCTCGATCGGGAACTTCAGCACCACCCTGAGGCCGCTCAAGGCCGACGGCACCGAGACCGGCCTGGGCACGTTCACGTCGGACTGCACGCTCAAGCCGGGCCAGACCACCCTGCTCCACGAGTTCACCGTCGCCCCCGCGACCGACCCCACCACGACCACCACCACCACCACCACCACCACGACGACCACCACCACGGTTGAGCCGACGACCACGACGACGACCACGGCCCCGCCGAACGAGCCGCTGGAGATCACCTACGACGTCACCGGCAAGTCGACCATCAAGAAGCTCGGCTCGGACCTGCCGCTCGGACCGGGCACCCTGGCCACCGAGGTCGACCTGCTCGGCGGCACGTTCGCCGGGGACCTCGCGCTGCCGGACGCCCGGGGCAACTTCACGCTGTTCGGCCTCGTGCCCACCACGGCGACCGTGCGACTGGTCCCGCAGGGCAGGACCACCGGCACCATCACGGCCGGCGCGGTGACCGCGCGGACCACCGCCGGCATCCGGCTGACCGACGTCCGGGTCCTGGGCATCCAGGTCGTGAAGCCGACCGACCGGTGCGCCACGGTGACGCCGAGCGTCATCGACCTCCTCTCCAAGCCCGGTTTCGACCCGCTGAACGGCGGCGG
This region of Saccharothrix longispora genomic DNA includes:
- a CDS encoding DUF6801 domain-containing protein, with translation MLKRTGRTAVGGLAVAAAVVGSVAFAGVGAGQAAEASLTLVYSCPFPLIGTQDMSVKIDVADLPDSAVVGVETPATRVTATATVPPTATQGLALVGAATVEGTAKAQTTIDNAGTPLEIVPDLVVARTNVPASGAFDTVATGSTPPVTFANAGRTTISIGNFSTTLRPLKADGTETGLGTFTSDCTLKPGQTTLLHEFTVAPATDPTTTTTTTTTTTTTTTTVEPTTTTTTTAPPNEPLEITYDVTGKSTIKKLGSDLPLGPGTLATEVDLLGGTFAGDLALPDARGNFTLFGLVPTTATVRLVPQGRTTGTITAGAVTARTTAGIRLTDVRVLGIQVVKPTDRCATVTPSVIDLLSKPGFDPLNGGGLTGTYSIARFEGCGLVTPVVNISIPGSGNTLDLTIARK